In Finegoldia magna ATCC 53516, a genomic segment contains:
- a CDS encoding aminopeptidase: MELNYEKKSIWEVVDEKEHEEIYAYGERYKNFLDSCKTEREATEFIVNQAKEHGFVELNEALKGQVKKGDKIYINNKDKSCVLVVIGDDINEGLNIVGSHLDCPRLDVRAVPFSEDKNILMMKTHYYGGIKKHQWTTIPLAMHGVIFTNEGKKVEIKIGENEDEPVFYITELLAHLSKDLNSKTLGQAIEGEKLAIIAGHDSYNFKDEKENPIKKCILKYLNEKYGITESDFQVAELEIVPATKARDVGFDGAMIASHGHDDRVCAYATLEAILKVENPKRTAVALFVDKEEIGSVGNTSMNAPYMGNMIAEIANNQHENYSDLTMRRIMANSKVLSADVTAAIDPLYADATEDSNTALSGCGISLAKFTGHGGKFSSNDANPEFLNELRQLFKEEKVMWQTTELGKIDQGGGGTIAFILANQGAEVVDIGTAMLSMHAPVELLSKADCYMTSKAYHAFLK, encoded by the coding sequence ATGGAATTGAATTACGAAAAGAAAAGTATCTGGGAAGTTGTAGATGAAAAAGAACACGAAGAAATCTACGCTTATGGTGAAAGATACAAAAACTTCTTAGATAGTTGCAAAACTGAAAGAGAAGCTACAGAATTTATAGTTAATCAAGCAAAAGAACATGGATTTGTTGAATTGAATGAAGCTTTAAAAGGACAAGTCAAAAAAGGCGACAAAATTTATATTAACAATAAGGACAAATCATGCGTGTTAGTTGTTATTGGTGATGATATAAACGAAGGACTTAACATAGTTGGGTCACACTTAGACTGTCCAAGATTAGATGTTAGAGCTGTACCATTTTCAGAAGACAAAAACATCTTAATGATGAAGACACATTACTATGGTGGAATCAAAAAACACCAATGGACTACAATCCCATTGGCAATGCACGGAGTAATCTTTACAAATGAAGGCAAAAAAGTTGAAATCAAAATCGGTGAAAACGAAGACGAACCAGTATTCTACATCACTGAATTATTGGCTCACTTGTCTAAAGATTTGAACTCAAAAACATTGGGTCAAGCAATCGAAGGTGAAAAATTAGCGATAATAGCTGGTCACGATAGCTATAACTTCAAAGATGAAAAAGAAAATCCAATCAAAAAATGTATATTAAAATATTTGAATGAAAAATATGGAATAACAGAATCTGATTTCCAAGTAGCAGAATTAGAAATTGTACCAGCTACTAAAGCAAGAGACGTTGGATTTGACGGGGCAATGATTGCATCTCACGGTCACGACGACAGAGTTTGTGCTTATGCAACATTAGAAGCAATTCTTAAAGTTGAAAATCCTAAGAGAACAGCAGTAGCTTTATTCGTAGATAAAGAAGAAATAGGTTCAGTTGGTAATACATCAATGAACGCACCATACATGGGAAATATGATTGCAGAAATAGCTAATAACCAACATGAAAATTACAGTGATTTAACAATGAGAAGAATCATGGCTAATTCAAAAGTATTATCAGCAGACGTTACTGCAGCTATTGATCCGTTATATGCTGATGCAACAGAAGATTCTAACACAGCATTAAGCGGATGTGGAATTTCATTAGCAAAATTCACAGGACATGGTGGAAAATTCAGTTCAAATGATGCAAACCCAGAATTCTTAAACGAATTAAGACAACTATTCAAAGAAGAAAAAGTAATGTGGCAAACAACTGAACTTGGTAAAATAGACCAAGGTGGTGGAGGAACAATAGCCTTCATACTTGCAAATCAAGGAGCAGAAGTTGTAGATATCGGAACAGCAATGTTATCAATGCATGCGCCAGTAGAATTGTTATCAAAAGCTGACTGCTACATGACAAGCAAAGCATACCACGCATTCTTAAAATAA
- the murI gene encoding glutamate racemase codes for MYLKQKPYNKIGFVDSGLGGLTVFKKVKKLMPDKEYIYFADSANVPYGSKTRDQMLMISENIVRFFNEQQIDLLVVACNTLTSIALDYMKSIANFDIIGVVEYGVKSAIKTTSNKKVGVIATKATVDNGLYKKLLEQQGVEVCQSACFDFVSFVEEDCKDKDKILEKVEEYLKPIVDFGADTIILGCTHYPILIEYLKQYTGENITFVDPADSLSEDVFEICGNYQNKCDTKYFVTKNPSDFKINGSKIIGEPIEKVTEME; via the coding sequence ATGTATTTAAAACAAAAACCTTATAACAAAATAGGATTCGTGGATTCTGGTTTGGGCGGACTTACAGTATTCAAAAAAGTTAAGAAGCTAATGCCCGACAAGGAGTATATTTATTTTGCTGACAGTGCGAATGTTCCTTATGGCTCAAAAACCAGAGACCAAATGCTAATGATTTCTGAAAATATTGTGAGGTTTTTCAATGAACAACAGATAGATTTACTTGTAGTAGCTTGTAATACGTTGACATCAATTGCGTTGGATTATATGAAATCAATTGCAAACTTTGATATAATTGGAGTTGTTGAATACGGGGTAAAGTCTGCGATAAAAACTACCTCTAATAAAAAAGTAGGAGTAATAGCGACAAAAGCCACGGTGGACAATGGTTTATATAAAAAATTATTAGAACAACAAGGAGTTGAAGTGTGCCAATCTGCATGTTTTGATTTTGTAAGTTTTGTAGAAGAAGACTGCAAAGATAAAGACAAGATTTTAGAAAAGGTAGAAGAATATCTGAAACCTATCGTAGATTTTGGAGCAGACACTATCATTTTGGGTTGTACACATTATCCGATTTTAATTGAATACCTTAAACAATATACAGGAGAAAATATTACATTTGTAGATCCTGCAGATTCTCTAAGCGAAGACGTTTTTGAGATTTGTGGGAACTATCAAAATAAATGTGACACAAAATATTTCGTCACAAAGAATCCGTCTGATTTTAAAATCAATGGATCTAAAATTATAGGAGAACCTATAGAAAAAGTTACAGAAATGGAGTGA
- the ispE gene encoding 4-(cytidine 5'-diphospho)-2-C-methyl-D-erythritol kinase: protein MKINSYAKINLSLDVLGLREDGYHNIDTIMNLIGLYDIMDINRNSTYELNLSSNNPDFPTDKTNLIFKIFENLKKFRDINCGYDVFVDKQIPISAGLAGGSSNACEFLMYVNDDLSLNLSDQEIKEICRLTGADTFYFTNKKCVRATGIGNEFVRLSDFSNKNIIIVNNGMSISSKDVYDNLKESNGGLGKVSVAIDSRDYETFFKVAFNTMESVSEKLVEEISVIKDQLNDLGADLSLMSGSGPTVFGIFENTQDYENCYNKLKDKYKYVFKTKTL from the coding sequence ATGAAGATTAATAGTTATGCCAAGATAAATCTTTCATTAGATGTTCTTGGTTTAAGGGAAGATGGATATCATAATATCGATACGATTATGAATCTGATTGGTCTTTACGATATTATGGATATAAATCGTAACAGTACTTACGAATTGAATTTAAGCTCTAATAATCCGGATTTTCCAACTGATAAAACTAATTTGATATTTAAAATATTTGAGAATTTAAAAAAGTTCAGGGACATTAACTGTGGTTATGATGTATTTGTAGACAAACAAATCCCCATATCAGCAGGACTTGCTGGAGGAAGTTCAAATGCATGTGAGTTTTTGATGTATGTGAATGATGATTTGTCACTTAATCTTTCTGATCAAGAAATCAAAGAAATCTGTAGATTGACAGGAGCGGACACTTTTTATTTTACGAACAAAAAATGTGTCAGAGCAACAGGGATAGGAAACGAGTTTGTCAGATTGTCTGATTTTTCTAATAAAAACATAATAATTGTAAATAATGGAATGAGCATATCTTCAAAAGATGTGTATGATAATTTGAAAGAGTCAAATGGTGGATTGGGTAAAGTTTCCGTTGCTATTGATAGTCGTGATTATGAAACTTTTTTTAAGGTAGCATTCAACACGATGGAAAGTGTATCAGAAAAGCTAGTTGAAGAAATCTCTGTTATAAAAGACCAGTTGAATGATTTGGGAGCGGACTTGTCTTTGATGAGTGGTTCGGGACCGACTGTTTTTGGTATTTTCGAAAACACACAAGACTATGAAAATTGCTACAATAAATTAAAGGACAAATATAAGTATGTATTTAAAACAAAAACCTTATAA
- a CDS encoding glutaredoxin domain-containing protein: MKLKLYMSEKCPDCVDAIEILKSADIDYEEINITDSMKNLKEFFTYRDNRKEFESIVKDNKVGVPMITDGEKIVFFEKLEDLRVFDED, encoded by the coding sequence ATGAAGTTAAAATTATATATGTCAGAAAAATGCCCAGATTGCGTAGATGCAATCGAAATTTTAAAAAGTGCCGATATTGATTATGAAGAAATCAATATTACAGATTCTATGAAAAATCTCAAAGAATTTTTTACTTATAGAGATAATAGAAAAGAATTTGAATCAATTGTCAAAGACAACAAGGTTGGTGTTCCTATGATAACTGATGGCGAAAAGATAGTATTTTTTGAAAAATTAGAAGATTTAAGAGTGTTTGATGAAGATTAA
- a CDS encoding Veg family protein, with protein MKEINDLNMIRSQVRSNIGKDVIVEADKGRNKIVTNKGTISQVFPSLFTIKITNEYDSERTISYTYSDILTSTVKLELC; from the coding sequence GTGAAGGAAATTAACGATTTGAACATGATTAGAAGTCAGGTGCGAAGTAATATTGGAAAAGATGTTATTGTCGAGGCAGATAAAGGACGAAATAAAATTGTAACTAATAAAGGAACTATCAGCCAAGTGTTCCCAAGTTTATTTACAATAAAAATAACTAACGAATATGATTCAGAAAGAACTATATCATATACTTACTCAGATATACTTACATCAACAGTAAAGTTAGAATTATGTTAA
- the mgtE gene encoding magnesium transporter, with protein sequence MMDEKFERHEIDMDLLNKYLEDKDYLKLKNQIQKYNPVDITDYIESLDLKSAMLVFRLLNKDDCIDVFSHMEKDHRTRLLEAFSDKEVKFIVDELYFDDMIDLIEEMPAGIVKKVLRHTDKSERNLINQFLNYPEDSAGSLMTIEYIELRSYYTVRKALEVIKKTGVDKQTVYTCFVTNEKKTLLGFVSLRTIVTNEPETLIEDLMDEDVIYVHTDDDQETVADVFKKYGFVVLPVVDNEKRLTGIITVDDIMEVMEQEATEDFQIMAGMSPDEDDYLDQSVFNLAKKRIAWLLILMISATFTGSIMTHYESLLGQAIILTAFIPMIMDTGGNSGSQSSTLIIRGLATGEISTKDWLKVFFKEFRVALIVSVVMSVVCFIKTMVVDKVSVPIGLVVSLTLIFTIVTAKLIGGMLPIVAKKLKLDPAIMAGPLITTIVDALSLLIYFEMAHIALGI encoded by the coding sequence ATGATGGATGAAAAATTTGAACGTCATGAAATAGATATGGATTTACTAAACAAATATCTAGAAGACAAAGACTATTTAAAATTAAAAAATCAAATTCAAAAATACAACCCGGTAGATATTACAGATTATATTGAATCATTGGATTTAAAAAGTGCAATGCTTGTGTTCAGGTTATTGAACAAAGATGATTGTATCGATGTGTTTTCTCATATGGAAAAGGATCATCGAACAAGGCTTTTGGAAGCGTTCAGTGATAAAGAAGTTAAATTCATAGTAGACGAACTATATTTTGACGATATGATTGATTTAATCGAAGAAATGCCAGCGGGAATTGTGAAAAAAGTTCTAAGACATACCGACAAAAGCGAAAGAAATTTGATTAATCAATTCTTAAATTATCCAGAAGATTCAGCGGGATCTTTGATGACAATAGAATATATTGAATTGAGATCTTATTATACTGTAAGGAAAGCTCTTGAAGTCATTAAGAAAACAGGGGTGGACAAGCAGACCGTCTATACATGTTTTGTAACAAACGAAAAGAAAACACTTCTTGGTTTTGTTTCTTTGAGAACAATCGTAACTAATGAACCAGAAACGTTGATAGAAGATTTGATGGACGAAGATGTTATTTATGTTCACACTGATGATGACCAAGAAACAGTAGCTGATGTATTCAAAAAATACGGATTCGTTGTACTTCCTGTAGTAGATAACGAAAAAAGACTTACTGGTATTATAACAGTTGACGATATCATGGAAGTCATGGAACAAGAGGCCACAGAAGACTTCCAAATCATGGCAGGTATGAGTCCAGACGAAGACGACTATTTGGATCAAAGCGTGTTCAATTTGGCGAAAAAGCGTATTGCTTGGCTTTTGATACTGATGATTTCAGCTACATTTACAGGTTCAATAATGACTCACTATGAATCATTATTGGGACAAGCGATAATACTTACAGCATTTATCCCGATGATAATGGATACGGGCGGAAACTCTGGATCGCAATCATCAACACTTATTATACGTGGACTTGCTACTGGAGAAATCAGCACAAAAGATTGGCTAAAAGTATTTTTTAAAGAATTTAGAGTAGCGCTTATAGTTTCAGTTGTTATGAGTGTCGTTTGTTTCATAAAAACTATGGTTGTAGATAAAGTTTCAGTACCTATCGGATTGGTTGTATCTTTGACTTTGATATTTACGATCGTGACTGCGAAATTAATCGGCGGAATGTTGCCAATTGTTGCTAAGAAATTAAAATTAGATCCAGCGATTATGGCCGGACCATTGATTACTACAATTGTCGACGCGTTGAGTTTGTTGATTTATTTTGAAATGGCACATATTGCTTTGGGAATCTAA
- a CDS encoding DUF1858 domain-containing protein — MEITKDMLIGDIIRNNPDSVEVLFRNGLSCIGCPASQMESLEEACMVHGLDVNYLLEQLNQN, encoded by the coding sequence ATGGAAATTACTAAAGATATGTTAATTGGGGATATTATTAGAAACAATCCAGATTCTGTAGAAGTTTTATTCAGAAACGGATTATCTTGTATAGGTTGTCCAGCCAGCCAAATGGAAAGCTTAGAAGAAGCTTGTATGGTTCACGGACTAGATGTAAACTATCTATTAGAACAATTAAACCAAAACTAA
- a CDS encoding glutaredoxin family protein, with amino-acid sequence MKDVVIYTSDGCQYCHAAKDYMDENNIKYTEKNISQDQEARKELMKKGHMGVPVTIIGDEEIVGFDQAKLKEALGL; translated from the coding sequence ATGAAAGACGTAGTAATTTATACAAGTGATGGATGTCAATATTGCCACGCTGCAAAAGATTATATGGACGAAAACAACATAAAATATACAGAAAAAAACATATCACAAGATCAAGAAGCTAGAAAAGAACTTATGAAAAAAGGTCACATGGGTGTACCTGTTACGATCATAGGTGACGAAGAAATAGTTGGATTTGATCAAGCTAAATTAAAAGAAGCTTTAGGATTATAA
- the rsmA gene encoding 16S rRNA (adenine(1518)-N(6)/adenine(1519)-N(6))-dimethyltransferase RsmA: MSYRLHQPSYIKEILDKFGFKFSKALGQNFLIDGNLIENIIDFSDITEDDYVIEIGPGFGTLTERLVDKCKFLYSIEIDSRLMDVLKYTVGDRDNFQIINEDVLKVDLNELNHGAKKFKVVANLPYYITTPIIEHLFNYRDIIESITVMIQKEVANRMVADVGSKDYASLSLFVKQNSDAKIILNAPKTVFMPQPKVDSAVVNMKLKKLDEDIDQELLRQLIRSGFSKRRKTIVNSFTSGFVNVDKDKLKAILQELGLKENLRAENLSLEDYKNIVKKLNNID, from the coding sequence ATGAGTTATAGACTACACCAACCTTCCTACATCAAAGAAATATTGGACAAATTTGGATTTAAGTTCTCAAAGGCTTTGGGGCAAAATTTTCTAATCGATGGTAATTTGATTGAAAATATTATCGACTTTTCTGATATAACAGAAGATGATTACGTTATTGAGATTGGACCTGGTTTTGGAACATTAACTGAAAGACTTGTCGACAAATGCAAGTTTTTGTATTCGATTGAAATAGATTCAAGGCTTATGGATGTTTTGAAATACACTGTTGGAGATAGAGATAATTTTCAAATAATAAACGAAGATGTGTTGAAGGTAGATTTGAATGAACTTAATCATGGAGCTAAAAAGTTTAAAGTGGTTGCGAATCTTCCTTACTACATTACAACTCCGATTATTGAGCATTTGTTTAATTACAGAGATATTATTGAATCAATCACTGTTATGATTCAAAAAGAAGTGGCTAACAGAATGGTCGCTGATGTGGGAAGCAAGGATTACGCATCATTGAGTTTGTTTGTAAAACAAAATAGCGATGCGAAAATAATACTAAATGCTCCTAAAACAGTTTTCATGCCACAACCAAAAGTAGACAGTGCCGTTGTAAATATGAAGCTTAAAAAATTAGATGAAGACATCGACCAAGAACTTCTTCGTCAATTAATCAGATCGGGTTTTAGCAAAAGGAGAAAAACCATAGTAAACAGTTTTACAAGTGGGTTTGTGAATGTTGACAAGGACAAATTAAAGGCAATTCTTCAAGAGCTAGGGTTGAAGGAGAATTTGAGAGCTGAGAATTTGTCATTGGAAGATTACAAAAATATCGTAAAGAAGTTGAACAATATTGATTAG
- the rnmV gene encoding ribonuclease M5, whose translation MIKEIIVVEGRDDEQRVKRALDCEVICTGGIYFSDKLLKRLKKIDQDRGIIILTDPDYAGNKIRKRINDFIPNAKNAFIAQDLCIKDEDIGIENAKEEDIKIAIENAHPSMIDSKNEYTMDDMIYYGLVGEGSKALRIKVGKILNIGYGNAKSFLRMLNNYNISREKLEEAINR comes from the coding sequence ATGATAAAAGAAATAATAGTTGTCGAAGGAAGAGACGATGAGCAAAGAGTCAAAAGAGCATTAGATTGTGAAGTAATATGCACAGGTGGGATTTATTTTAGCGATAAATTACTCAAAAGACTCAAAAAAATTGACCAAGATAGAGGGATAATAATTCTAACGGATCCAGACTATGCTGGAAATAAAATCAGAAAAAGAATTAATGATTTTATTCCAAACGCAAAAAATGCATTTATAGCACAAGATTTGTGTATCAAAGATGAGGACATTGGAATTGAAAATGCAAAGGAAGAAGATATTAAAATCGCCATAGAAAACGCTCATCCGTCAATGATTGATTCCAAGAATGAATACACGATGGATGATATGATTTACTATGGATTAGTAGGTGAAGGATCCAAAGCTCTTAGAATAAAAGTTGGTAAAATTTTAAATATTGGTTACGGCAATGCGAAATCTTTTCTTAGAATGCTAAATAATTACAATATTTCAAGAGAAAAATTAGAGGAGGCTATTAATAGATGA
- a CDS encoding TatD family hydrolase has product MGEYVIYDTHCHLTDEKFDFDRDKIIENLKSNSVVKAMLPSDNVENSIKAIELSEKYDFLYNAVGIHPEEDSRFTDEDISRIEELADNPKCKAIGEIGLDYHYEHDKDKQKYLFEKQMQIAERKNLPVIIHTRDAIQDTYDILKKIPNVRGIMHSYSGSYEMAMKFIDLGYYISFSGVVTFKNARNVKETCEKLPIDKILVETDSPYLTPHPYRGKRNEPKYVNLVLQEVSLLKKMSEKEAAQIICNNADDIFGW; this is encoded by the coding sequence ATGGGAGAATATGTAATATACGATACACATTGTCACTTGACAGATGAGAAATTTGATTTTGATAGGGATAAAATTATCGAAAATCTTAAATCCAATTCTGTTGTAAAAGCTATGCTTCCAAGTGACAATGTTGAAAACTCCATTAAAGCAATTGAATTATCTGAAAAGTATGATTTCTTATACAATGCTGTGGGAATTCATCCAGAAGAAGATAGTAGATTCACAGATGAGGATATTTCTAGGATAGAAGAGTTAGCTGATAATCCAAAATGCAAAGCAATCGGAGAAATCGGACTGGACTATCATTATGAACACGACAAGGACAAGCAAAAATATCTATTTGAAAAACAAATGCAAATCGCTGAGAGAAAAAATTTGCCTGTTATAATTCACACAAGAGATGCGATCCAAGACACATACGATATCTTGAAAAAAATTCCTAATGTAAGAGGAATAATGCACTCTTATTCTGGAAGCTATGAAATGGCAATGAAATTTATTGATTTGGGATATTATATTTCATTTAGTGGAGTTGTGACATTTAAGAATGCAAGAAATGTCAAGGAAACTTGTGAAAAACTACCAATCGATAAAATTTTAGTAGAAACAGATTCTCCTTATTTGACGCCTCATCCATATCGCGGGAAAAGAAACGAACCAAAATATGTGAATTTGGTGTTACAAGAAGTTAGTTTGTTGAAAAAAATGTCGGAAAAAGAAGCTGCACAAATCATTTGCAATAATGCCGATGATATTTTTGGATGGTAA
- the metG gene encoding methionine--tRNA ligase, whose protein sequence is MSEEKKSYYITTPIYYPSSNLHLGHTYTTIIADTLKKFKKIQGYDVFLTTGTDEHGQKLYEKAKEKNMGDNPLNYIDPIVQSAKDLWKKLDIDIDSFVRSTDKAHEKNVQEIFQKLYDKGDIYKSTYKGHYCVDCEAFWTESQLKDGKCPDCGRDVHYHEEESYFFRLSKYKDRILQLYKDNPDFLKPESRKNEMVNNFLSGELEDLSVSRTSFDWGVKVPFDDKHIIYVWIDALSCYLTGIGYGQDEELFKKFWPCDIHLVGKEIVRFHTIIWPALLMALDLPLPKRVFAHGWILFNEDKMSKSKGNVYYPEPIIDLYGVDALKYYILRDFTFGNDGNFTTERFMNRFNSDLVNDLGNLVSRSVSMVEKYFDGVIPQPNDNNDIDKSLISVVEGCQGKVEELLEELDFSNALEEIWKVVRRANKYIDETTPWILIKEDPERLKTVLYNLMDAIRVICILTSPFITETSNKIKEQIGLSEIKWEDGKVFGKTIAGTKVQRGENLFNRLDIKKETERLNEVNDKLIEERTGKKVSELRDNKEEAPKESKKKSKKAKKKEEITIDDFYKLDLRVGQIVEATQHPDADKLLVFKVKIGEETRQIVSGIKNWYEPDDLIGKKVIVVYNLKPVKLRGVESQGMLLAASKGDNLTMASLLDSEFEDGATVS, encoded by the coding sequence ATGTCAGAAGAAAAGAAATCATATTACATCACTACTCCGATTTATTATCCAAGTAGTAACTTACATTTAGGTCATACTTATACGACAATTATTGCGGATACTTTGAAAAAGTTCAAAAAAATCCAAGGCTATGATGTATTTTTGACTACAGGTACAGATGAACACGGTCAAAAGTTATATGAAAAAGCAAAAGAAAAGAACATGGGTGATAATCCATTAAATTATATCGACCCAATTGTACAAAGTGCTAAGGATTTGTGGAAGAAACTTGACATAGATATAGATAGTTTTGTAAGAAGTACAGACAAGGCTCACGAAAAAAATGTTCAAGAAATTTTCCAAAAATTATACGATAAGGGAGATATATACAAATCTACTTATAAGGGACATTATTGTGTCGATTGTGAAGCTTTCTGGACAGAATCACAACTAAAGGATGGAAAATGTCCAGATTGTGGACGTGATGTTCACTATCACGAAGAAGAATCGTACTTTTTCAGATTATCAAAATATAAAGACAGAATTTTACAATTGTACAAGGATAATCCGGATTTCTTAAAGCCAGAATCTCGTAAGAACGAAATGGTTAACAACTTTTTAAGTGGTGAATTGGAAGATTTATCAGTATCTCGTACAAGTTTTGACTGGGGAGTTAAGGTTCCTTTTGATGATAAGCATATAATTTATGTGTGGATTGATGCGCTTAGCTGTTACTTGACAGGAATTGGATATGGACAAGATGAAGAATTATTCAAAAAATTCTGGCCATGTGATATTCACTTGGTTGGAAAAGAAATTGTAAGATTCCACACGATTATTTGGCCTGCATTATTGATGGCGTTGGATTTGCCATTACCAAAGAGAGTTTTCGCTCATGGATGGATTTTGTTCAATGAAGATAAGATGAGTAAATCAAAGGGAAATGTATATTATCCAGAACCAATCATTGATTTGTACGGTGTAGATGCTTTGAAATACTACATTTTAAGAGATTTTACATTTGGTAATGATGGTAACTTTACGACAGAAAGATTTATGAACAGATTTAATTCAGATTTGGTAAATGATTTGGGAAATCTTGTAAGTAGATCAGTATCAATGGTTGAAAAATATTTTGATGGTGTTATTCCACAACCAAATGACAACAACGATATTGACAAGAGTTTAATATCTGTAGTCGAAGGATGCCAAGGAAAAGTTGAAGAGTTATTAGAAGAACTTGATTTTTCAAATGCACTAGAAGAAATTTGGAAAGTTGTTAGAAGGGCTAATAAATATATTGATGAAACTACTCCTTGGATTTTGATTAAAGAAGATCCAGAAAGATTGAAAACTGTTTTGTATAATTTGATGGATGCAATAAGAGTTATTTGTATATTAACTTCTCCATTTATAACAGAAACTAGCAACAAAATCAAAGAACAAATTGGTCTTTCTGAAATCAAATGGGAAGATGGAAAAGTGTTCGGTAAAACTATCGCTGGAACTAAGGTTCAAAGAGGGGAAAACTTGTTCAATAGATTAGACATAAAGAAAGAAACTGAACGATTGAACGAAGTTAATGACAAATTAATCGAAGAAAGAACTGGTAAAAAAGTTTCTGAATTAAGAGATAACAAAGAAGAAGCTCCTAAAGAATCTAAGAAAAAATCAAAAAAAGCTAAGAAAAAAGAAGAAATAACTATAGATGATTTTTACAAGCTTGATTTGAGAGTCGGACAAATTGTAGAAGCAACTCAACATCCGGATGCCGATAAACTGTTGGTTTTCAAGGTTAAAATCGGAGAAGAAACAAGACAAATAGTTTCTGGTATCAAAAACTGGTACGAACCAGATGATTTGATAGGTAAGAAGGTTATTGTTGTGTATAATTTGAAGCCTGTTAAATTGAGAGGAGTAGAATCTCAAGGTATGCTTCTTGCAGCAAGTAAGGGCGATAACTTGACTATGGCAAGTCTACTTGACTCAGAATTTGAAGATGGAGCGACTGTATCTTAA
- the rplL gene encoding 50S ribosomal protein L7/L12, whose amino-acid sequence MSIDEILEAVEGLTVLELNELVEKAEEKFGVSAAAPVAVAGAAPAAGGAAAEEKSEFDVILASAGDAKMKVIKAVKDLTGLGLKDAKAIVDEAPKAIKEGASKEEAEELKAKLEEVGATIELK is encoded by the coding sequence ATGTCAATAGATGAAATCTTAGAAGCAGTTGAAGGCTTAACTGTTCTTGAATTAAATGAATTAGTAGAAAAAGCAGAAGAAAAATTTGGAGTATCAGCAGCAGCTCCTGTAGCTGTAGCAGGTGCAGCACCAGCAGCAGGTGGAGCAGCAGCAGAAGAAAAATCAGAATTTGATGTAATCTTAGCATCAGCTGGTGACGCTAAAATGAAAGTTATCAAAGCAGTTAAAGACTTAACTGGTTTAGGATTAAAAGATGCTAAAGCTATCGTAGACGAAGCTCCTAAAGCAATCAAAGAAGGCGCTTCTAAAGAAGAAGCTGAAGAATTAAAAGCTAAACTTGAAGAAGTTGGAGCTACTATCGAATTAAAATAG